The Candidatus Binatia bacterium sequence AAAGGCGAGCGCGCACATCAGCGCGGGTGCCAAGAAGGTTCTGATCTCCGCGCCGGCGTCCGGCGTCGACCTCACGGTCGTTTACGGCGTGAATCACACCGAGTTCGACGCGAGCAAGCACGACGTCATCTCCAACGCGTCCTGCACGACGAACTGCCTCGCGCCAGTGGCCAAGGTCCTGAACGACTCGTTCGGCATCGAGCGCGGCCTCATGACGACAGTCCACTCGTACACGAACGATCAGCGGATCCTCGACCTGCCCCACTCCGACCTGCGTCGCGCCCGCGCCGCTGCGCTCTCGATGATCCCCACGACGACCGGCGCCGCGAAGGCCGTCGGCCTCGTCCTCCCCGAGTTGAACGGCAAGCTCGACGGCATGGCCGTTCGCGTGCCCACCCCGAACACCTCGCTGGTCGACCTGTGCGCCAACATGAAGCAGGACGTCACCGCCGAGCAGATCAACACCGCCATCAAGGCCGCTGCGGACGGCCCCATGAAGGGCGTGCTGCGGTACAGCGAGGCGCCGCTCGTGTCGATCGACATCAACCACACGAGTGAGTCGTCGATCTTCGACGCGCCTCTCACGAAGGTCATCGACGGCCGCCTCGTGAAGGTCCTCTCGTGGTACGACAACGAGTGGGGCTTCTCGAACCGCATGGTCGACATGATGCAGCACATCGGCGGAAGCCTCTAAGGAGGCCGCCTGGCCTGCCTGCGTGATGAAGATCATCGACGAGCTCGATCTCGCCGGAAAGCGCACCTTCATCCGCGTCGACTACAACGTCCCGCTCGACAAGAGCGGTGACGTGCGACGCATTACGGACGACTCCCGCATCCGCGGGAGTCTGCCGACGGTCCACTACGCACTCGAACAAGGGGCGCGAGTGGTCCTGGCGTCGCACCTCGGACGGCCCAAGGGCCAGGTCGACCCGACGATGTCACTCGCGCCGGCAGCGGAGCGGCTCTCCGAACTGCTGGATTGCAAGGTGACGCTCGCAACCGATTGCGTCGGCCCCGCGGCCCAACAGGCCGTGGCTGCACTCGGTGACGGCGAGGTTCTGCTGCTCGAGAACCTCCGCTTCCACGCCGAAGAAGAGAAGAACGACCCGGCGTTCGTCGCGCAGCTCGCATCGCTCGCCGACGTTTACGTGAACGACGCGTTCGGCACGGCGCACCGTGCGCACGCGTCGACGGCCGGCGTTGCCGGCGTCGTTGCAGAGAAGGCTGCGGGCTTCCTCCTGCGTGACGAGATCAAGCATCTCGGCGTCCTGCTCGAAGGCGCTGAGCATCCTTTCGTCGTGATCCTCGGCGGCGCCAAGGTTTCGGACAAGATCACGGTGATCGAGAACCTCCTCCCCCGCTGCGACGCCATGTTGATCGGTGGCGCGATGGCCTACACCTTCTTGAAGGCGCAGGGTCTCGGAGTCGGCGGATCGCTCGTCGAGGAAGACAAGCTCGAGATGGCCGCGAACGCGCTCGCCGACGCAAAGGCACGCGGCATTCCGCTGCTGCTCCCGTCGGATCACGTCGTCGCCGAAAAGCCCTCGGCCGACGCGGCGGCGGAAGTCTCCGGACTCCAGATCGCGGACGGCTGGCTTGGCGTCGACATCGGCCCCGAGAGTCGGAAGCGGTTCGCGGAGCAGATCGCCTCGGCGAAGACCGTTTTGTGGAACGGACCGATGGGGATCTTCGAGATCGACGCGTTCGCCGGCGGCACGCTCGCGATTGCGGACGCGATGGCCCAGAACCCCGGCACGACGATCGTCGGCGGCGGGGACTCGGTGGCCGCCATCGGCCGCGCGGGCGTCGCCGACAAGATCACGCACATTTCGACCGGCGGCGGAGCCTCTCTGGAGTTCCTCGAAGGCAAGACCCTGCCCGGAATCGCTGCGCTCGGCTGAAAAACGTCGAAATCCGGTCGGTGTCCTCCATCTATTGACCGGCGTGGAGACTCCCGTCAAGTATACGCGATGAGACTGCTGGCTACCGTCGGACTCGCTCGCCTCCTGCTCGCACCGACGAGCTCCCGCGCCGACAGCGATCCATCCTTCGGATCTGGCGGCGTCGCCACGGTCTCCGTCACGGACGCGAATTTCGAGGCGGAGCCGGTGCGCGTCGCGACTCAGGCCGATGGCAAAATCGTCGTCGCCACGAGAGAAGGCGGCGGCGACGACTAACCGGCCGACGTGACCGTGCAAGCCGACGGCCACATCCTCGCAATCGGCGAGGACGACAATGGGTGGGGCGCTCCACAGAACTTCGTTTCCGTGCGGCTCGAACCCGACGGCAACCTGGATCCGACCTACGGCACCGACGGTCTCGTCCTGAAGCGCCCGGACGCCGTTGTGGCCCATTCTGCCCGATCCCACGCGCGCGCCGGGGCCTCGTCCGTCGCGCGCCGGGCCGACGGCTCGCATGTTCTCGTCGGCCCGACGACCCCGGACTTCGTGTCGGGGACCGACGTCGCGATGGCGATTCGATACCTACCCGACGGCAGCGTCGATCCTTCTTGGAGCAGTGACGGCATCTTGGAGGTCGCGGGCGTCAGCACCAGCCTCACGACGGACAGTGCGTTCCAGCCGGACGAGAGAGTCATCCTCGCCACCCGCGAAAACGGCGACGTGCAGCTCCGCCGCCTCCTCGGGTTCGAACCCTGCGGCAACGGACTGCTCGACCCGTGGGAAACGTGTGACGACGGCAACACGCTCGCCGGCGACTGCTGCTCACCCACGTGCCAACTCGATGCCGCGGGTGTCGCATGTGGTGGCGACGCAAGCGGGTGCACGTCGGACACGTGTGACGGTCTGGCCGTCTGCGAACACCCGAACCTCCTCGATGGGCAATCGTGCAACGACGGCGATCTCTGCAAACAAGCGGACTCGTGCAGCGGCGGTAGCTGCATCGGCGTCGCCGAGCCCGCCACGACCTGCCGCCGCGCCGATGCAGGCTCGCTCGTCCTGCGAAACATCGGCGGCACAAAAGACACACTCACCTGGGTGTGGAAGAAGGGCGACTGGACCCTCCTCTCCGAGATTCCTGAGCAGCCCTACTCGCCTTGCCTCTTTGAAGGCGGGTCGGCTTCGCTCATAGCGATCGGTCGACACCCCGGGGCTGCCCTGCGGTCCCGATCACTGCTTCAAGACCAGTGCGAAGAAGACCACCTACACGAGCAAGACGACCGCCTTCGATGGCGTGAAGCGCCTGATCCTGCGTGCCGGCGAAGACGGAAAGGCGACGGTCAAGCTGAAGGGCAAGGGTGCCCACCTCCCGATGCCTCTCCTGCCTCTCCTCGCCCCCGTGGTCGCCCAGATCCACGGCGAGAATGGCACCTGCTTCGAGGCCACCTGCTCTGCCCCGAGCCGGAACGACGCTTTCTTGTTCCAGGCCAAGGCAGACTAGCCCGGTTTTCCGGCATTCGGTGGGCCCACGGGCGGCGGGTAGCCGCCCGGCCCGAAATCATCGATTTCACAGCGTTTTGGCGTGCTCTTTCCGCCCGAGCGCCCGTTTGTTTTAAGGATCCCTTTCCCGACGAGAAGGACCGAACCCGATGGCTCGCAAACCAATCCTGGCAGGCAACTGGAAGATGCACGGCTCGAACGCGGACGCGAAGGCGCTCGCGAGCGGCCTGGCGGCCAACGTGGGCAATCGCGACGACCGCGGCGTGATTCTCAGCCCGCCGTTCACGGCTCTGGCGACGACGCTCGAGGCGGTCCGGGGAACGAGCATCATCGTCGCAGCCCAGAACATGCACTTCGAGGAGAAGGGCGCCTTCACCGGCGAGATCTCTCCTACGATGCTGCAGGATCTCGGCATCACGCACGTCATCCTCGGCCACTCGGAACGCCGTGAAGTGTTCGGCGAGAGCGACGAGCTCATCAACAAGAAGGTCGCGAGCGCCCTCGCCCACGACCTCACCGCGATCCTCTGCGTCGGCGAGACTCTCGAACAGCGCGACGCGGGCGACACGATCAAGGTCATCACCGGCCAGGTGAAGGCAGGTCTCACCGGCGTCACCGCCGCGCAGTGCACCAAGATCGTTCTCGCCTACGAGCCTGTCTGGGCGATCGGCACCGGCCGCGTGGCCACGCCGGAACAGGCACAAGAAGTTCACGCACAGATTCGCACGTGTGTCTCGGGCCTCGGTCTTCCGGGCGACGACATTGCCATCCTATATGGCGGCAGCGTCAAACCCGACAACGTAGACGGCCTCATGGCCTGTCCCGACATCGACGGCGCACTCGTCGGAGGCGCGAGCCTCAAGGTCGAGGACTTCACCCGCATCGTCGAGTTCCAAGGTTAGGAACAGGAGCGACAATGGATATCGCAATCACCGTCGTTCACGTCATCGCGTGCTTCTTCTTGATCATCGTGGTCCTGCTGCAGACCGGTAAGGGCGCCGACATGGGCGCGGTCTTCGGCGGCTCGAGCCAGACCGTGTTCGGTTCCGGCGGCGCCGCGACTCTGCTCACGCGACTCACGACATACACCGCCGTGATCTTCATGATCACGTCGTTATTCCTCACGTGGTTCTCGACCCGCTCTCTCACGATCTCGGTCGCCGACGACATCATCCCGGCCGAGCCCCCGCCTCTCGTCGCACCCGTTTCCGAGCCGGCCGCGCCGGTCGTAGCCCAAGACACGCCGGCCACCAGCGACTCGGCCGCCGTCGCCGACGAGCCCGCCGCAGTCGACCCGGTCACCGGGGAAGAGCCCGCGCCAGAGAAGCCCGCTGCTGCCGGGGCCGCGGATCTCGAAGAACAGAAGGAAGAAGCAGCCGAGGCCGCAGCCGATGACACCGGAGCCGCACTCGAAGGCGCCGGCACAGGCACCGTCGAGCAGGTCGAAGAGCAGACGAAGCCCGAAGACAACGCGGAGGCCAAGCGACAGGCCGCGGAAACGGAATAGTCAGGAAGAAGCGGCGCCCTTCTCTCTCAGCGCCGCTTGAGAGCCACGTCACGAGACGTTAAAGGTTCGACCGCTCGACTCCCTCTGAGCGGCTTGGAAATCCATCCATGCGAGGATGGCGGAATTGGCAGACGCGCTAGTTTGAGGGGCTAGTGGGGTAACACCCGTGCGGGTTCAAGTCCCGCTCCTCGCATTTCGGAAGCCCGCGTTCGACGCGGGTTTTCGTGTTTCTGGGTTGCTTTGGGGGCCAGCCGCGGGCCAGAGAAAGGCTCCGAGAGGCAGCCCCATGCGTTCATCGCGGCATCGCGGACAACGTTCATGAACTTGTCGCGACAACTGACACGCATCCATCCTCTGATCTCTCGGACGATCGATGGGGGAACATCCGTCAGTCGCCAGCACGGCACACTTGCACTCGGGAGAATGCGCCGATACCCCGGTCGATCATGAGCACCAAAGACGTCGCGAGCGAGGTCGATCTATCCCAGGTGGATCTGATCGACTTCGGCCTTTACCGGGCCGGGTTCCCCCATTCGATCTTCAACCAGCTTCGCCGCGAGGCACCCGTCTGGTGGCAGCCGGTTCCCGAGAGTCTCATGCAGTGCTCGGACCCCGGGTTCTGGGTGATCTCGAAGTACGACGACGTCCAGTCGGTCAGTCGAGACGCCGAGTTGTTCTGCTCCATCGACGGCCCCTCCATCACCACGATGGAAGAGATGAAGGACACCATGCTGGTCACCATGGACGGAGAGCACCACACCCGTCAGCGCAAGACCATCAATTCGGGATTCACCCCCCGCATGGTGAGCCGACTCGAGTCGCAGGCCCGGAAATGGGCGACCCGCATCGTCGACCGCGCACTCGAGCGAGGGCGCGTCGAGTTCGTGAACGAGGTGGCCTACCAGCTCCCGATGCACATGATCGCCGACATCGTGGGCATCCCGCTGGAGGATCGGGAGTCGCTCTTCGACCTCTCCACGCGCTTGCTGAACCCCGGCCAGCCGGAAGACCCGGAGACGCATTCGCGACACATGGCAGCTCAGGTGGAGATGTTCACCTACGCCCAGCAGCTCGTGCAGACCAAGCGGGACAATCCCGAAGACGACGTCTGGACCATCATCTCGAACATCGAGTTCGAGAACGAAGACGGCACCAAGGAGAAAATGAGCGAGTTGGAGCTCAACTTCTTCTTCTTCCTGCTCACGCTCGCGGGCAGCGAGACCACACGAAACGCGATCTCCCACGGCCTCATGGCACTCGTGGCGCACCCCGATCAGCTCGAGAAGCTCCGGCAGGATCCCGCGGCAATGAAGCCCGCGGTGGAGGAGATCCTGCGGTGGGCGTCGCCGGTGGCGTACTTCGCGCGTCGGGCCACGCGGGATACGCAAGTACGCGGGACGAAGATCCGCGCCGGAGAACGGGTCACGGTCTGGTATCCATCGGCGAATCGAGACGAGGAGATCTTCGAAGATCCGTTCCGTTTCGACGTCTCGCGCCAACCCAACCACCAAGTTGCGTTCGGAGGAGGCGGCGCACACTTCTGTCTGGGAGCGAACCTGGCCCGGCAGGAGATCGCCATCCTGTTCCAGGAGCTTCTGGGAAGGGCGAAGGAGATCGAAATCGTCGCGCCGCCGAAGTACAGCGTCCTCGGCATCCTGAACCCGATCCTCGTGATCCCGAGCGAGATTCAGGTCAGGATCACCTGACCGACCGGGCCGGTGCCCGGAACGCGAAGCTGGTGTGCAAAGGGAACAGCATTCCGGTTTGCCTAGCTTCGACCGAACGACGCAGCGACGCGCTCCTTGCGCTATCCTCAGGACCATGACCGAACCCGGGAACCCCACCGACCCTGACTGGGCGATGCTGTTCGCCTGCTGGCTACTGGTTGCCACCGCGACCCTGGGCAGCCTGTTCTTCTCAGAAGTGATGGAACTGCCGCCGTGTTCTCTGTGTTGGGCACAGCGGATCTTCATGTTCCCCCTGGCGATCATTCTACTCGTGGGGCTCGTTCCGTTCGATCCCGGCGTCGTGCGGTACGCGCTGCCGCTCGCCGCTACCGGCGGCGTGATCGCGCTCTATCACCTACTCCTGCAGGTTGGTGTCATCCCCGAAAGTGCGGCACCCTGCCGCCATGGAGTCTCGTGCTCTGAGGCCCAACTCGACGTTCTGGGCTTCCTGTCGATCCCCATGCTTTCGTTGGTCGTGTTCTCGAGCGTCACAGGGCTGCTCTTGTTGCTGAGGAGGCGACAGTCGCCATGAAGAGATCATTCGTCGTTCTGGCCGCCGCGGGCGGGCTCCTGCTCGCCTTTGTAGCCGCGACTCAGCTGTACACGAGTCTCGAGGCAGATCGCATCGAGACGCTGGCGACGGGCGCGGATTCCCCGCTGGAGAGGCCCCACTCGCGAAAGAAGGGGCCGGCCGACGCCAAAGTCGTGCTCGTCGAGTTCTTCGATCCCGCATGCGAGACCTGTCGGGACTTCGATCCCTACGTGAAGACCCTGCTTGCCGAGCACCCCAATCGCGTGCGCCTGGTGCTGCGCTACGCGCCGTTCCACCAGGGATCCGATAGCGTGGTCAAGGCTCTCGAAGCGGCGGGATTGCAGGATCGCTACTGGGAGACTCTACAGGTGCTTTACGAGACCCAACCCCAGTGGGCGAGCCACCATCACCCCCAACCCGAGAAGATCTGGCAGTTCCTCCCGAGCGCTGGCGTGGACGTCGATCGGGCTCGCCGCGACGCCCAGGACCCGAGATTCGCGCAGATCATCGAACAGGACCTCGCAGACCTCAAGACGCTAGGCGTACGCAAGACACCTCAGTTCTTCGTGAACGGCAAACCGCTCACCCGGTTCGGCTACGAACAACTCAAGAGCCTCGTAGAAGCGGAGATCGCAGCGCAATACCCGCAATAGGCTCCGCACTCCGTCCGCCCGTCGATCATCAGCCGCGGGCTTGTGGCGCGTCTATGCGGCCGCGTCGGCCGAGCTGAGAACCTCCGCCGATTCCGCACCCGGGCGGCAGGCAACATGAAGGCCCAGTTCTCCTGGTAGGCGCCGGCGGGCTTGACGGGCAACTCACATTCCTCCGTCAACCGATCCCTCAATCACACGTGCACTCGCCCCCGGTGCTCAGCGGCTCGACGACGACGTCGGGGACACAGGCCGAGACTTCGAAGCGCAGGCGCTCCGCGACGTTGCAGATCAACTCGTCTTGGATCTCGCACCCACCCACCCAACCCGCCCGCATCGTTCCCTGCCCAGATCGTCAGGAACGGGCACTCGAAGGCCTCGACTTCCGCAGGCAGGTCGAACCAGGTCCCGGCCTCGAGAACTTCGGACGGACGAAACGAGTTGGCCTTCATCGCGTAGACCATCCAATCCGCGAACGCGGAGTCGTCCCGCGGAAAGAAACGCCGACAGCCATCGTACAAGGGGAACTGCTGCGCAGGAGCATCTTCGAACCGAGGCGGGATGTCCACGCTCACGTTGGGATCCTCGACCACAGGGTATAGGGGCTCGTCGATCACCCGCATGCGGCCGTTGCCGATTGCGATCCGGGCGAACTGGCTCGGGTTCAGCCCGGCGACGCGCAGCCCGACGACGGGCCCATCCGCCGAACCCTCGTCGACGTAGGCCTGCCGCAGCCCGTCCAGCTCCACGTAACGAGAGTCGTAGGACCAATCCGCGAGGTCCTCCAAGCAGGAGTCCGGCGTGCGAACGAACTCGACCCCGGCCGCCGCGTTCAGGATCTCGGGCTCCGCGTCACACGCTCGAGGGGGCTAGGGCGTCGTGCCCGCGGGCTTGTCGCCGTCGCCGCACGCGCCGAGAGATAGGATCAGAACGGTGCCGAGGATCGAGGAAAGGCACGAACGCCGTAGCTGCTTCATGGAGTCCCCTCAGGCAAGGTGTAGCTTTTCAGCGAGCAACATGAGGAGGGGCTCGCACGAAACCTTGGACGCCCACCAAGCCATCGCGTGGGCGCAGGCCCACGCGGGACCGATCACTCCTTCAAGAAGTACGACAGGCTCCCTTGGTACATCTCGTCATGGGTGGTGATGCCGCCCCGGATGCTGCAGGCATCGCAAAATCCGTCCCCAGCCCCGGGGCTCGAATCGCAGGCGGCATCGTCGCCTACCAAGTTCCGGATTCCGTCATCACAATTGATCGTGAGACGGTCCACGCCCTCATTGACGCAACGATAGGGTTCGCAGCCGGCGGAAGCCGTATCGTCCGGTCCTCCGAAGCTGTAGGGCCGCAACGAGGAGCGACTCAGCTGGTCGATGTCGATCTCACCATTCTCATCGATGCCGTTTCGGTACAGCGTGCAGAAGTCGAACGTTCGCGTCGCCGGATCCTCGTCGGGGAAGTAGATCGGAGTGTCGTAACGCAGGATGACGGGGTCGTTGTAGAAGATAGAGTCGTAAATGAGCTCGCCGTCAGGGTTCCTCCACGTCGAGCGCGCGCCTAGGCGGTGCGTATGGGAACCCCCTCCCGTGAGATAGGCCCCCTGCGGCAACGTGACCTCGGTGCAGAAAGTCTTCTCGGTGTACGCTTCCGGGCCTTCCCGGAGGAGCCGCGCGATCCCGAACGCCCCGAGAGGCCCTTCGCTAGGATCGTCCGTCGTGATGCCTCGCTGAGGCCACCGCGCGTCTTGGGCGAACTCGAAGTTGATCTGGGCAGTAATCGGGGCATCTTCGGTGCTCAGGTTGAATGCATGGAGGTTGTAGGAGACGACGGTTCGACACGGCGCGGTACCAAAGACCCCCTCTGCGAGTTTCTGATACATGTGAGGCTGTTGGGTGCCCGTAAAGTTTACCATCAACGTCCCATTGGCGGGCTCATAACCGTTACATCCGAGCTGCGGAACGATCGGTGTGGCGCAACGTCCCTCACCGCATCCGCCCTTGTCCTTCGGGGCGCAGGCTTCCCCATCTTGTTCGCCGCCCAGGCACGCCCAACCGGTGAACACACTGGGGTCGATCGATTCGCCCCCGAAGTTCTCCACCGGTACGCCCACCAACATATGGTGGCTTAAGGGAGGCATCAAAATCTCGT is a genomic window containing:
- the gap gene encoding type I glyceraldehyde-3-phosphate dehydrogenase, with product MSVRVGINGFGRIGRNILRAALGNSNIEVAAVNDITDAKTLAYLLKNDSVHGPLDADVVAGDGEITVGGKSIKVCAERDPGKLPWGDLGVQLVVESTGLFASKEKASAHISAGAKKVLISAPASGVDLTVVYGVNHTEFDASKHDVISNASCTTNCLAPVAKVLNDSFGIERGLMTTVHSYTNDQRILDLPHSDLRRARAAALSMIPTTTGAAKAVGLVLPELNGKLDGMAVRVPTPNTSLVDLCANMKQDVTAEQINTAIKAAADGPMKGVLRYSEAPLVSIDINHTSESSIFDAPLTKVIDGRLVKVLSWYDNEWGFSNRMVDMMQHIGGSL
- a CDS encoding phosphoglycerate kinase, which translates into the protein MKIIDELDLAGKRTFIRVDYNVPLDKSGDVRRITDDSRIRGSLPTVHYALEQGARVVLASHLGRPKGQVDPTMSLAPAAERLSELLDCKVTLATDCVGPAAQQAVAALGDGEVLLLENLRFHAEEEKNDPAFVAQLASLADVYVNDAFGTAHRAHASTAGVAGVVAEKAAGFLLRDEIKHLGVLLEGAEHPFVVILGGAKVSDKITVIENLLPRCDAMLIGGAMAYTFLKAQGLGVGGSLVEEDKLEMAANALADAKARGIPLLLPSDHVVAEKPSADAAAEVSGLQIADGWLGVDIGPESRKRFAEQIASAKTVLWNGPMGIFEIDAFAGGTLAIADAMAQNPGTTIVGGGDSVAAIGRAGVADKITHISTGGGASLEFLEGKTLPGIAALG
- the tpiA gene encoding triose-phosphate isomerase, coding for MARKPILAGNWKMHGSNADAKALASGLAANVGNRDDRGVILSPPFTALATTLEAVRGTSIIVAAQNMHFEEKGAFTGEISPTMLQDLGITHVILGHSERREVFGESDELINKKVASALAHDLTAILCVGETLEQRDAGDTIKVITGQVKAGLTGVTAAQCTKIVLAYEPVWAIGTGRVATPEQAQEVHAQIRTCVSGLGLPGDDIAILYGGSVKPDNVDGLMACPDIDGALVGGASLKVEDFTRIVEFQG
- the secG gene encoding preprotein translocase subunit SecG, which encodes MDIAITVVHVIACFFLIIVVLLQTGKGADMGAVFGGSSQTVFGSGGAATLLTRLTTYTAVIFMITSLFLTWFSTRSLTISVADDIIPAEPPPLVAPVSEPAAPVVAQDTPATSDSAAVADEPAAVDPVTGEEPAPEKPAAAGAADLEEQKEEAAEAAADDTGAALEGAGTGTVEQVEEQTKPEDNAEAKRQAAETE
- a CDS encoding cytochrome P450, with the protein product MSTKDVASEVDLSQVDLIDFGLYRAGFPHSIFNQLRREAPVWWQPVPESLMQCSDPGFWVISKYDDVQSVSRDAELFCSIDGPSITTMEEMKDTMLVTMDGEHHTRQRKTINSGFTPRMVSRLESQARKWATRIVDRALERGRVEFVNEVAYQLPMHMIADIVGIPLEDRESLFDLSTRLLNPGQPEDPETHSRHMAAQVEMFTYAQQLVQTKRDNPEDDVWTIISNIEFENEDGTKEKMSELELNFFFFLLTLAGSETTRNAISHGLMALVAHPDQLEKLRQDPAAMKPAVEEILRWASPVAYFARRATRDTQVRGTKIRAGERVTVWYPSANRDEEIFEDPFRFDVSRQPNHQVAFGGGGAHFCLGANLARQEIAILFQELLGRAKEIEIVAPPKYSVLGILNPILVIPSEIQVRIT
- a CDS encoding disulfide bond formation protein B, translated to MTEPGNPTDPDWAMLFACWLLVATATLGSLFFSEVMELPPCSLCWAQRIFMFPLAIILLVGLVPFDPGVVRYALPLAATGGVIALYHLLLQVGVIPESAAPCRHGVSCSEAQLDVLGFLSIPMLSLVVFSSVTGLLLLLRRRQSP
- a CDS encoding thioredoxin domain-containing protein, encoding MKRSFVVLAAAGGLLLAFVAATQLYTSLEADRIETLATGADSPLERPHSRKKGPADAKVVLVEFFDPACETCRDFDPYVKTLLAEHPNRVRLVLRYAPFHQGSDSVVKALEAAGLQDRYWETLQVLYETQPQWASHHHPQPEKIWQFLPSAGVDVDRARRDAQDPRFAQIIEQDLADLKTLGVRKTPQFFVNGKPLTRFGYEQLKSLVEAEIAAQYPQ